Part of the Pseudomonas sp. P8_241 genome is shown below.
GCTGTAATGAAAACCCCAGCTTTGGCTGGGGTTTTCTATTTCGCGGTTGCATCTATAGCAAGCTACTGTATAAACCGCCCCATATAAACCGCGCCATACAAGCAAGAGGATCCCGGACGTGGAAGAAATCATCGAACAACTGCGTGAAGCCAACGAACCGGTACCGGTCCCCTTGGAGCTGCCCGACGAAGACCAGCTGGTGGAAATCGAGGAACAACTGTTCATCGACATTCCGTTTGTCTTCAGAGAATTTCTGCTGACCGTCAGCGACGTGGTCTACGGCAGCCTGGAGCCGGTGACCGTCACCGACCCGCAATCCCACACTTACCTGCCGGACGTTGCTGCCAACGCCTGGGATGCCGGCGTTGATCGCAGCCTGATCCCGATCTGCCAGGACGGTGACGATTACTACTGCGTCGAAGAAGACGGCACCGTGGTGCTTTGGCAGGCCGAAGAAGAGCTGATCGCCGAAGAAACCTGGGAGTCGGTGTGGCACTGGGCACGGGATGTCTGGCTGGAAAGCTGATTCAGCCGATGCCGGTGGTCAATGCCCGGACGACTCCTTGTGGTTGTCGAGAGTTTCCAGCAAAGCCACCTGCATCCGCGTGTGCACGCGAATGAACCAACGCCACAGCAGCGCCGCCACGGCGGCTGCGACGATGGCGATCAGCAGCAGCAACTTGTTGGTCGGCAGAATACTGGCCGACAAGGCTGCCAATAGCAGGAAGATCACCAGCAGAGACAGGATCGGGATCACTTCGGCGATCACCCGTCGCACTCGCTGCGTGTGCCGCCCGGCCATCTCCGGTTTCACGCCCATTTCCGCCAGCAACATCGACAATGCCTTTAACTTGCGGTACGCCGCGATCAGGAATGGCAGCGATAACAACAGCGCTCCGCCCCAGATCAACGCTTTCTGCCAACTCGGGTCGCTGATCCATTCTTCAAAGTAAGCAGCCATCCGCTCGGCAAAAAACGCACCCGAGAAGAAAATCGCAACCACCAGCGCCAGATTGACCCCCACCTGCAGCAATATCCGTCGAATCATCGATGCCAGCAAGGCGCCCTCTCCCTGCGGCTGGATACTGCGCAACCACTCGCCGTACATCCCCAACACCCTTCCCAGACGCTCGGGCATGACCTGCGCAAGTTTGATCGACAATGGATCGGCTGCGCGAATCAGATAAGGCGTGAGCAAGGTCGTGATCACCGAAACAGCCACCGCCACCGGGTATAGAAAGTTGCTGGTGACCTGCAAGGTCATGCCCAGCGCGGCGATGATGAAAGAAAATTCGCCGATCTGTGAAAGACCCATCCCGACGCGCAAAGAGGTTCGTCCATCGTTTCCGGCGATAAAGGCACCCAGGCCGCAGGACAACATCTTGCCGAGCACAACGGCTACCGTGATCACCGCAATCGGCCAGGCGTACTGCAGCAGGATCGTCGGGTCGAGCATCAGCCCGATCGCCACGAAAAAGATTGCACTGAACAAGTCGCGAACCGGTTCGATCAGGCGCTCGATCTTCAGCAATTGCCGCGATTCGGCCATGATCGCGCCAATCAGGAACGCACCCAGCACCATGCTGTATTCGAGCTTGACCACCAGCAGGCAGAAGCCGAAACACAGGCCCAGCACCGTGATCAGGAGCATTTCGTTGCTTTCGAACTTGGCCACGTAAGCCAGCAACCGCGGCACCATCAAAATGCCGAGGACCAACGCAACGATCATGAACAGCGAGAGCTTGCCGACGGTGGAAAACACCTCGCCGGAGCTGACCGTACCACTGACAGCGATACTCGACAGCAACGCGATGATGCCGATGCCCAGAATGTCTTCGACGATCAGCACACCGAAAATCAGCTGAGCAAACCGCTCATTCTTCAGTTTCAGATCATTGAGCGCCTTGACGATGATGGTGGTCGAAGAAATCGCCAGGATCGCGCCCAGGAACAGCGAGTCCATCGTGTTCCAGTCGAACCAGCGGCCGATCTCGTAGCCGATCCAGATCATCAGCACGATTTCCAGGAACGCTGCGATGAAGGCTGTGGCACCGACCTTGAACAGCTTGCGCAGACTGAACTCCAGGCCCAGGCAAAACATCAGGAAAATCACCCCGAGCTCCGCCAGGGTCTTGATGGTCTCTTCGTCGTGAATCAGTCCGAACGGGGGGGTGTGCGGGCCGATGATGAAACCGGCAACGATATACCCCAGCACCACCGGTTGCTTGAGGCGATGAAACACCACGGTCACCACGCCTGCGATCAACATGATCACTGCCAGATCTTGAATGAAACTGATGGCATGCATGGCGTGGCGCTCCCTGGATGTCATTGCCCAAAATCCAGCCGTAAGAACGGTCAGATTGAGCTGAGGAAAAATCTGAGTTACTTGTAGGAATTGCCCTCGAGGCTGGGGCTTTTGCAGGGTAACACCGCGACTTGCAGCAGAAAGGCGGTGCAATATATGGAAACAGATCGATTAGGCGTGACGGCGCACAGGCGCACGGCGTCCCGATAACTGCTGGTTTGAAAAAAACCGCTGAGGCACCCGCAGAGGTGCATCCCTCAAACGTTGCCTTAACCCGTGAGAATGCTATGGAACCCGGAAATGCCCAACTGTCGATGACGGTATTGATGACCCCCGACATGGCCAACTTCTCTGGCAATGTTCACGGTGGCACCCTGCTCAAATACCTGGACGAAGTGGCTTACGCGTGCGCCAGTCGTTACGCCGGACGCTATGTAGTGACCTTGTCGGTAGACCAGGTGATTTTTCGCGAGCCGATCCATGTCGGCGAATTGGTGACCTTTCTTGCATCGGTGAACTACACCGGCAACACCTCCATGGAAGTGGGCATCAAGGTCGTGACCGAGAACATCCGCGAACGCTCGGTCCGTCACACCAACAGCTGCTTCTTCACCATGGTCGCGGTCGATGATCAGCGCAAACCTGCCCAGGTACCGCCACTGCAACCGGACAACAGCGAGAGCAAACGGCGCTTCATCCAGGCTCAGCAACGCCGCCAGATTCGTCAGGAACTGGAAAAGCGTTATCAGGAAATCAAGGGCGACGCTTAAGCAAAAAATCGCAGCCTGCGGCAGCTTGTAGGAGCTGCCGCAGGCTGCGATCTTTTTGCCGTGATCTGATTACAAACTGATCGAAGTCGCCTCGAAC
Proteins encoded:
- a CDS encoding acyl-CoA thioesterase: MEPGNAQLSMTVLMTPDMANFSGNVHGGTLLKYLDEVAYACASRYAGRYVVTLSVDQVIFREPIHVGELVTFLASVNYTGNTSMEVGIKVVTENIRERSVRHTNSCFFTMVAVDDQRKPAQVPPLQPDNSESKRRFIQAQQRRQIRQELEKRYQEIKGDA
- a CDS encoding SMI1/KNR4 family protein, whose protein sequence is MEEIIEQLREANEPVPVPLELPDEDQLVEIEEQLFIDIPFVFREFLLTVSDVVYGSLEPVTVTDPQSHTYLPDVAANAWDAGVDRSLIPICQDGDDYYCVEEDGTVVLWQAEEELIAEETWESVWHWARDVWLES
- a CDS encoding cation:proton antiporter; translation: MHAISFIQDLAVIMLIAGVVTVVFHRLKQPVVLGYIVAGFIIGPHTPPFGLIHDEETIKTLAELGVIFLMFCLGLEFSLRKLFKVGATAFIAAFLEIVLMIWIGYEIGRWFDWNTMDSLFLGAILAISSTTIIVKALNDLKLKNERFAQLIFGVLIVEDILGIGIIALLSSIAVSGTVSSGEVFSTVGKLSLFMIVALVLGILMVPRLLAYVAKFESNEMLLITVLGLCFGFCLLVVKLEYSMVLGAFLIGAIMAESRQLLKIERLIEPVRDLFSAIFFVAIGLMLDPTILLQYAWPIAVITVAVVLGKMLSCGLGAFIAGNDGRTSLRVGMGLSQIGEFSFIIAALGMTLQVTSNFLYPVAVAVSVITTLLTPYLIRAADPLSIKLAQVMPERLGRVLGMYGEWLRSIQPQGEGALLASMIRRILLQVGVNLALVVAIFFSGAFFAERMAAYFEEWISDPSWQKALIWGGALLLSLPFLIAAYRKLKALSMLLAEMGVKPEMAGRHTQRVRRVIAEVIPILSLLVIFLLLAALSASILPTNKLLLLIAIVAAAVAALLWRWFIRVHTRMQVALLETLDNHKESSGH